The genome window TGATCGCGATGATTGATGATGCCACCAGTGAAGTGCATGCTGAGTTTTTCCCGTCAGAAACCACGGTTGGTTGCCTGAAAGTGATGCGGGACTGTATCGAGTCCAAAGGACTCTTTAAAGCGCTATATGTGGATAGAGCGGGTATCTTTGGCGGCCCAAAACGCTGCAACTTCTCACAAATGCAACGGGCTTGTGAAGAGTTAGGGATTGAAATTATCTTTGCTAATTCACCGCAAGGTAAAGGCCGTGTTGAACGTGCCTTTAATACCTTCCAAGACCGCCTTGTGCCAGAGTTAAGGTTAAACAACATTAAAGACATGGCAAGTGCTAATGCGTACCTGAAACATGTGTTTATACCACAGTTCTGGCAATCACAGATTCAAGTCAAAGCCAAAGATCGGGCATCGGAGTTTACGCCATTGCCCACGCACATTAACCTTGATGATATCTGCGTGATTAAAGAGCACCGTAAAATACGAAACGACCATACCTTCAGCTATGGCAACAAGTTGTACTTGATTGATTCGCCGCTAAAATATTCCATTGCGAATCAAAAAATCGAAGTTAGAAACACCAGTAAAAAAGGATTTACGGCGTACTTCGCGGCTCGCCGCTTACAGGTATCTGAAGTCGTTGAGACCAGCAAGTTCGATACGGAAGAGCTCGAAATCCAAAAGAAACTGGACGTGTTAGCACTGGCTGAAAAATTAGGTAATATCAGTGAAGCATCGAGATTGAGCGGTGTCTCTCGCGATACGATTTATCGCCATTTAAAGCTAGTGAAAGAAGGTGGTGCCGATGCGCTTAAACGGCAAGAAACACCAAATCTACGACATAAAAACTGTGTGGATCTTGATGTCGAGAAAACCGTCATAAACTTCTCTCTTGAACATCCACATCTTGGTCAACAAAAGGTCGCTCTACAGCTAAATGCTAGATACGGTTTAGATA of Thalassotalea fonticola contains these proteins:
- a CDS encoding ISNCY family transposase, whose product is MIVMDSKAQLTVDIIAKVAEHKMTIVNAAKLLNKSRRTIERYLQQYLKVGIQFVVHRNTGKAPVNKTPDSLKRQVQALIKEKYFDVNLLHLAELLEVNEHILVKRETLRSWAHNIHHVKRAKRRRAKARKRRERMESPGLLLQMDGSPHRWFGDKKSCLIAMIDDATSEVHAEFFPSETTVGCLKVMRDCIESKGLFKALYVDRAGIFGGPKRCNFSQMQRACEELGIEIIFANSPQGKGRVERAFNTFQDRLVPELRLNNIKDMASANAYLKHVFIPQFWQSQIQVKAKDRASEFTPLPTHINLDDICVIKEHRKIRNDHTFSYGNKLYLIDSPLKYSIANQKIEVRNTSKKGFTAYFAARRLQVSEVVETSKFDTEELEIQKKLDVLALAEKLGNISEASRLSGVSRDTIYRHLKLVKEGGADALKRQETPNLRHKNCVDLDVEKTVINFSLEHPHLGQQKVALQLNARYGLDISPNGVRGIWLREKMNTTALRVEKSLSLLKTA